From a single Oceanobacillus kimchii X50 genomic region:
- a CDS encoding SurA N-terminal domain-containing protein: protein MKKWTLLIILSLTMFLVACSDDEAESDEQANQAENQEDQAQQQEPLEISDEEVVNEGESVVVVNGSEVNGTTYNAAYSLVKSMMHQSGQDTSDLDALKDQTVDFLVEQELMLQEANNVGIEVTDEELEEELKAYKESADEGQFNTMLEQLNMTEENFKNQLRYDLTTMEYVEQEFEVEVTDKEVEELYNQMTEQSEGEAQELSEVEDQLRASIEQQKQQQQYAQKVEELKESAEIDKKI, encoded by the coding sequence ATGAAAAAATGGACGCTATTGATAATATTAAGTTTAACCATGTTCCTTGTAGCATGTAGTGATGATGAAGCAGAAAGTGATGAACAAGCTAATCAAGCTGAAAATCAAGAGGATCAAGCGCAACAACAAGAGCCCTTAGAAATCTCAGATGAAGAAGTTGTTAATGAGGGTGAATCTGTTGTAGTCGTAAATGGTTCAGAAGTTAATGGAACTACGTACAACGCTGCATATTCTCTTGTGAAATCAATGATGCATCAGTCTGGACAAGATACAAGTGATTTAGATGCATTAAAGGATCAAACAGTAGATTTTCTTGTTGAACAAGAATTAATGCTTCAAGAAGCGAATAATGTAGGAATTGAAGTAACAGATGAAGAATTAGAAGAAGAATTGAAAGCATATAAAGAGAGTGCAGATGAAGGACAATTCAATACGATGCTAGAGCAATTAAACATGACGGAAGAAAACTTTAAGAATCAACTAAGATATGATTTGACAACGATGGAATATGTAGAACAAGAATTTGAAGTAGAAGTGACAGACAAAGAAGTAGAAGAACTCTACAATCAAATGACAGAACAAAGTGAAGGAGAAGCTCAAGAACTTTCTGAAGTAGAAGATCAACTAAGAGCTTCTATAGAACAACAAAAACAACAGCAACAATATGCTCAAAAGGTAGAAGAACTTAAAGAATCTGCGGAGATTGATAAAAAGATTTAA
- the hisIE gene encoding bifunctional phosphoribosyl-AMP cyclohydrolase/phosphoribosyl-ATP diphosphatase HisIE: MTKTISIEKLQFDENGLIPAIVQEYRSGQVLTLAYMNSDSITKTIETNETWFYSRKRQELWNKGATSGNKQTVKQIYSDCDADALLVLVEAQGPACHTGEESCFYEDLYINNVALFQIIPQVTSKIKERHEHPVEGAYTSYLFEKGVDKILKKIGEEAAEVVIAAKNEDKQELTSELSDLLYHSLVLMEQQGVTLEDIKKELYKRHVEKEGQQRE; the protein is encoded by the coding sequence ATGACCAAAACGATCTCCATCGAGAAATTACAATTTGACGAGAATGGATTAATACCCGCAATTGTCCAAGAATATCGATCTGGACAGGTATTAACTTTAGCTTATATGAATAGCGATTCTATCACCAAAACAATCGAAACAAACGAAACGTGGTTTTATTCTAGAAAAAGACAAGAGCTTTGGAATAAAGGGGCTACCTCAGGAAATAAACAAACAGTAAAACAAATTTACTCTGATTGTGACGCAGATGCACTTCTTGTACTTGTAGAAGCACAAGGTCCAGCATGTCACACAGGCGAAGAAAGCTGTTTTTATGAAGATTTGTATATAAATAATGTTGCGTTGTTTCAAATTATCCCTCAAGTGACCTCTAAAATTAAGGAACGGCATGAACATCCGGTAGAAGGTGCATACACCTCTTATCTATTTGAAAAAGGGGTAGATAAAATCTTAAAAAAAATTGGGGAGGAAGCTGCGGAAGTTGTTATAGCTGCTAAAAACGAGGATAAGCAAGAATTAACAAGCGAGTTGTCAGATCTTTTATATCACTCACTAGTACTTATGGAACAACAAGGAGTCACTTTAGAAGATATTAAAAAAGAGCTATATAAACGTCATGTCGAGAAAGAAGGCCAACAACGTGAGTAA
- the hisC gene encoding histidinol-phosphate transaminase, which yields MSKFWSSLARQVNPYIPGEQLNDETIIKLNTNENPYPPSNQVIQAIDKESKNLRLYPSPTIDELRSEIGNMYGLSQDHIFIGNGSDEVLAFSFMAFFEPGKRIKYPEITYSFYPVYAKLFNISFEQIQLNDDYTIPVEHFYDSDGGLIFPNPNAPTGIYLELEEIKRIIENNPNHVVIIDEAYIDFAKESAVSLIDTFPNLLVIQTMSKSRSLAGLRIGFAIGNPELINGLERIKNSFNSYTVDRLAIAGAIEAIKDNKYFQQTTSKIIESRSYLKKQLEARHFDILPSQANFLLVSHKEVNAEILYQKLKKQGILVRYFQKPGLENFLRISIGTPEQIDKLLKKIDHIIKPSP from the coding sequence GTGAGTAAATTTTGGAGCTCTTTAGCTAGACAAGTGAATCCATACATTCCCGGAGAACAGTTAAATGATGAGACGATTATCAAATTAAATACAAATGAAAATCCATACCCACCGTCTAACCAAGTAATCCAAGCTATAGATAAAGAGTCTAAAAACTTGAGGTTGTACCCCTCCCCAACAATTGATGAATTAAGAAGCGAAATTGGAAATATGTATGGGCTAAGTCAAGATCATATATTTATTGGAAATGGATCTGATGAGGTACTTGCTTTTAGTTTCATGGCATTCTTTGAGCCAGGAAAAAGGATCAAATATCCAGAAATCACTTATAGTTTCTATCCAGTCTATGCAAAGTTATTTAATATATCTTTTGAGCAAATCCAGTTAAATGACGACTATACGATACCTGTGGAGCATTTTTATGATTCCGACGGTGGGTTGATATTTCCTAACCCTAATGCTCCAACTGGAATTTACTTAGAATTAGAAGAAATTAAGCGAATAATTGAAAATAACCCTAACCATGTGGTGATTATTGATGAAGCATATATCGATTTTGCAAAGGAGAGTGCAGTATCATTAATTGATACCTTTCCGAATTTACTTGTTATCCAAACCATGTCAAAGTCTCGTTCACTTGCAGGATTGCGTATTGGATTTGCCATCGGTAATCCTGAACTAATAAATGGATTAGAAAGAATAAAAAATTCATTTAATTCCTATACTGTTGATCGATTAGCTATTGCAGGTGCCATCGAAGCAATAAAAGATAATAAGTATTTTCAGCAAACTACTAGTAAGATTATTGAATCTAGATCTTATTTAAAAAAGCAATTAGAAGCAAGACATTTCGACATTCTCCCGTCACAAGCTAATTTCTTGCTTGTATCTCATAAAGAGGTAAACGCTGAAATATTATATCAAAAATTAAAGAAACAAGGGATCCTTGTACGGTATTTTCAAAAACCCGGTCTGGAAAATTTCTTGCGTATTTCAATTGGTACACCTGAACAAATAGATAAGCTTCTAAAGAAAATTGACCACATAATAAAACCATCGCCGTAA